One region of Glycine max cultivar Williams 82 chromosome 9, Glycine_max_v4.0, whole genome shotgun sequence genomic DNA includes:
- the LOC100797549 gene encoding inactive poly [ADP-ribose] polymerase RCD1 → MEAKIAKALDRVALNLKRKRATRYAAHLSGASQPMLGHWSSFTSPTSRAVKRMRLGGYRNRLTNAGPHIGRSLARRFLNYKKSGRLERLMFYENGSWLDFPKDVVDLVKKDLEIKRAAVEIESHGYHLLFDFLRLHKMDLKTGLQQPIALIDEAGCCFFPEIYAASDEEPYNLSKQEGGKSPDSYASNEIKLHLEVEINGVDQSRLSECSGESNALVKGIQIDTKENCCQYDVEVEDSINKKDCGNVGEDIQQHQDIGLDAYTESVYGKLDLNSVQKMFLKGMCSFGSTDSDIVEIYHCSGASMQARWELFQKQAEITKKNHGEANIRYAWLASSKGELSTMMNYGLSHYGLSGSKCTYGIGVHLAAVTCPDASVRYCDVDENGVRHLALCRVIMGNMEILRPGTDQFHPSSCEYDNGVDAIECPQYYVVWNMNMNTHIYPEFVVSFKVSSDAEGHFCGSEGKNVSGVNTACDGPHGLLNSESSTVDNGKAPSMVSSTPKVPKSPWMPFPVLLDAIRDQVPPTGMDVIKTYYEQFRSKHISRDDFVKMLRLIVGDGLLRTTITNLQYKIPSGGELKDSIKKED, encoded by the exons ATGGAAGCAAAAATCGCAAAGGCATTGGATAGGGTTGCACTCAATCTGAAGCGCAAGCGAGCGACCCGATATGCTGCACATTTAAGTGGAGCTTCACAACCAATGTTAGGGCATTGGTCATCTTTTACGTCACCAACAAGCAGGGCTGTCAAACGCATGAGATTGGGTGGATATAGAAACAGGCTGACAAATGCTGGTCCTCATATTGGACGGTCCTTAGCTAGGCGttttttgaattataaaaaGAGTGGGAGACTGGAGCGTTTGATGTTCTATGAGAATGGGTCATGGTTGGACTTTCCAAAGGATGTTGTTGATTTGGTTAAGAAGGATCTTGAAATCAAGCGGGCAGCTGTGGAGATAGAGTCACATGGGTATCatcttttgtttgattttttacgtCTGCATAAGATGGACCTTAAAACTGGCTTGCAACAACCTATAGCTTTGATTGATGAGGCAGGGTGCTGTTTTTTCCCTGAAATCTATGCTGCTTCTGATGAAGAACCTTATAATTTGAGCAAACAGGAAGGTGGAAAAAGTCCAGACTCATATgcatctaatgaaataaaattacatttagaagttgaaataaatggagTGGATCAATCCAGGTTGAGTGAGTGTAGTGGGGAGTCCAATGCTCTAGTTAAGGGTATTCAAATTGATACTAAAGAAAACTGCTGTCAATATGATGTAGAAGTTGAAGATAGCATTAACAAAAAGGACTGTGGAAATGTTGGTGAAGACATTCAGCAACATCAAGACATAGGTTTAGATGCTTATACTGAATCAGTATATGGAAAATTGGATCTGAATTCTGTACAAAAGATGTTTCTTAAGGGAATGTGTAGTTTTGGCAGTACTGATTCTGACATAGTTGAGATTTACCACTGCTCAGGTGCGTCAATGCAAGCACGATGGGAGCTGTTCCAGAAGCAAGCtgaaattaccaaaaaaaatcatgggGAAGCTAACATTCGGTATGCTTGGCTTGCTTCCTCTAAAGGAGAACTATCTACAATGATGAACTATGGACTTAGTCATTATGGACTATCTGGATCAAAGTGCACATATGGCATTGGTGTTCATCTTGCTGCTGTTACTTGCCCTGATGCCAG TGTGCGTTATTGTGATGTTGACGAAAATGGGGTTCGACACTTGGCCCTTTGTCGTGTAATAATGGGGAACATGGAGATTCTTCGGCCTGGCACTGATCAGTTTCATCCCAGTAGTTGTGAATATGATAATGGGGTGGATGCCATTGAATGTCCACAATACTATGTGGTGTGGAATATGAACATGAACACCCACATCTATCCGGAATTCGTTGTTAGCTTTAAAGTCTCGTCTGACGCTGAAG GTCATTTTTGTGGAAGTGAGGGTAAGAATGTTTCTGGGGTTAATACAGCCTGTGACGGTCCTCATGGCTTGTTAAATTCAGAATCTTCTACTGTAGATAAT GGAAAAGCTCCTAGTATGGTTTCTAGCACCCCAAAAGTTCCAAAATCCCCTTGGATGCCTTTTCCTGTGCTTCTTGATGCTATCAGAGATCAGGTTCCTCCCACGGGTATGGATGTAATCAAAACATATTATGAACAATTCAGG TCTAAGCATATATCCCGGGATGATTTTGTGAAGATGCTGAGGTTAATAGTTGGAGATGGTCTGTTGAGAACTACAATAACAAATCTTCAGTATAAG ATACCTTCCGGTGGTGAATtgaaagactcaatcaagaaaGAAGACTGA